The following proteins come from a genomic window of Nicotiana tomentosiformis chromosome 12, ASM39032v3, whole genome shotgun sequence:
- the LOC138903560 gene encoding uncharacterized protein: MVLTLLIRATHLLVHFQFSSRAPPIQGSSMPGSSTSHSGARGSLQFPPPAPGSCFECGELGHIWRQCPRRHGGLSQQKSQPLTISPATSPSPLSARGEGQSTRGRPRGGGRSGGGQAHFYGLLSRPNAIASDVVITGIISVCHRDASVLFGPGSTYSYVSSCFAHFLDMPRESLVSSVHVSTPVGDTVIMDRVYRSCAVIIGGLETRVDLLLLSMVDFDVILGMDWLSPYHAVLDCHAKTVTLAMPGILRVEWSGSVDYVPSRVISYLKAQRMVENGCLSYLAFVRDVSAETPVIYSLPVVRDFSDMFPADLPGMPPDRDIDFDIDLVPGTQPISIISYRMAPAELKELKEQLQELLDKGFIQPSVPPWGAPVLFVKKKDGSMRMCIDYRQLNKVTVKNKYPLPCIDDLFDQLQGARVFSKIDLRSGYHQLKIRDSDILKTTFKTRYGHYEFLVMSFGLTNAPVGLCI, from the coding sequence ATGGTTCTCACacttctcatcagggccactcatctcttagtgcacttccagttttcgtcccgtgctccacccaTTCAGGGCTCttctatgccaggttcttctaccagtcattccggtgctaggggttcccttcagtttccgccgccagcaccagggagttgttttgagtgtggggagcttgggcatatatggaggcagtgtcctcgtcgtcatggaggtctatctcagcaaaAGAGTCAGCCTCTGACTATatcaccagctacctcaccatccCCCCTGTCAGCTCGGGGTGAAGGtcagtcaactaggggtcgccctagagggggaggcagatcagggggtggtcaggcccatttctatggtCTCCTTTCCAGACcaaatgctattgcttcagatgttgtgattacaggtattatctcagtttgtcacagagatgcctcggtattatttggccctggttccacgtattcatatgtttcctcgtgtttcgctcattttttggatatgccccgtgagtccttagtttcatctgtacatgtatctactcctgtgggcgatactgttattatggaccgcgtatatcggtcatgtgcggTGATAattgggggtttggagacccgagtagatctattgttgctcagtatggttgactttgatgtgatattgggtatggattggttatctccatatcatgctgttctagattgtcacgctaagacggtgacgttggctatgccgggaattttgagggttgagtggagcggttctgtagattatgtaccaagtagggtgatttcatatttgaaggctcagcgcatggttgagaacggttgcctatcttatttggcttttgtgagggatgttagtgcagagactcctgtcatttattctcttccggtggtacgtgatttttcggatatgtttcctgcagacttgccgggcatgccgcctgacagagatattgacttcgatattgatttggtgccaggcactcagcccatttctattatatcgtatcgtatggcaccggcggagttgaaggaattgaaagaacaacttcaggaactccttgataaggggtttattcagcctagtgtgccaccttggggtgcaccggttctatttgtgaaaaagaaggatggttccatgagaatgtgtattgattacaggcagttaaacaaggtcacagtcaagaacaagtatcctttgccttgtattgatgatttattcgaccaacttcagggagcgagggtgttctccaagattgatttgaggtccggttatcaccagctgaagattcgggattcagatattctcaagacaactttcaaaacccgatatggccattatgagttcttggtgatgtcttttgggctgaccaatgccccagtaggtttatgcatctga